In a genomic window of Muntiacus reevesi chromosome 1, mMunRee1.1, whole genome shotgun sequence:
- the CNN2 gene encoding calponin-2, giving the protein MSSTQFNKGPSYGLSAEVKNRLQSKYDPQKEAELRSWIEGLTGLSIGPDFQKGLKDGIILCTLMNKLQPGSIPKINRSMQNWHQLENLSNFIKAMVSYGMNPVDLFEANDLFESGNLTQVQVSLLALAGKAKTKGLQSGVDIGVKYSEKQERNFDDATMKAGQCVIGLQMGTNKCASQSGMTAYGTRRHLYDPKNHILPPMDHSTISLQMGTNKCASQVGMTAPGTRRHIYDTKLGTDKCDNSSMSLQMGYTQGANQSGQVFGLGRQIYDPKYCPQGPVADGGPAAAGDGPGPGEPSECPPYYQEEAGY; this is encoded by the exons CTGCAGTCCAAATATGACCCTCAGAAGGAGGCGGAGCTTCGAAGCTGGATTGAGGGACTCACTGGCCTCTCCATTGGCCCAGACTTCCAGAAGGGTCTGAAGGATGGGATCATATTGTGCAC ACTCATGAATAAACTGCAGCCAGGCTCAATCCCTAAGATCAACCGCTCCATGCAGAACTGGCACCAG CTAGAAAACCTCTCCAACTTCATCAAGGCCATGGTGAGCTACGGCATGAATCCTGTCGACCTGTTCGAGGCTAACGACCTGTTTGAAAGTGGAAACTTGACTCAGGTGCAGGTGTCTCTTCTTGCCCTGGCTGGGaag GCCAAGACAAAGGGGCTACAGAGTGGTGTGGACATTGGCGTCAAATACTCAGAGAAGCAGGAGCGAAACTTTGATGATGCCACCATGAAGGCGGGCCAGTGCGTCATTGGGCTCCAG ATGGGCACCAACAAATGTGCCAGCCAGTCCGGCATGACAGCTTATGGTACCAGACGGCATCTGTACGACCCCAAAAACCATATCCTGCCCCCCATGGACCACTCGACCATCAGCCTCCAGATGGGCACAAACAAGTGTGCCAGCCAG gtGGGCATGACGGCTCCAGGGACCCGGCGGCACATTTACGACACAAAGCTGGGGACAGACAAATGTGATAATTCCTCTATGTCCCTGCAGATGGGCTACACACAAGGTGCCAACCAGAGTGGTCAGGTGTTTGGCCTGGGCCGGCAGATATACGACCCCAAGTACTGCCCTCAAGGCCCAGTGGCCGATGGGGGTCCAGCAGCTGCTGGAGATGGCCCAGGCCCAGGGGAGCCCTCAGAGTGCCCTCCCTACTACCAGGAGGAGGCAGGCTACTGA